The Magnetospirillum sp. XM-1 genomic interval AATTATCAACGGGTGACCACCTCTTTGAATGTGCGCGAGATTACCCATGGTGGGGTTCCCTTACGCATCGTCGATGTGCCGGGCATTTTTTCCACCTCGTCGCAATCGCCGGAGGAGAAGGTCGGCTGCGACTATATTCACGGCGAGGAACCCGACATCATCGTCAACGTGCTGGATGCCGGCCATCTGGACCGCAGCCTGTTCCTGACCACCCAGCTGATCGAGACCGGGCTGCCCCGCATCACCGTGCTGAACATGATGGACGAGGTCCGGCGGGCCGGTATTCGCATCGACACCGCCCTATTGGCCTCGGCCCTCGGATCGCCGGTGGTGGAGACCTGCGCCCTGAAGAAGGAGGGCATCGATGCCCTGCTGGACGCGGTGGCGGCCATGGCCTCGACAACCCCCGCCGCCGCCCCGCTGCGGCTGCACTATGACAGCCACCTGGAGGCGGCCATCGAGCGCGTCCAGCAGCATCTGTCCAAGCTGCACCCCCAGGAGCTGAGCCCGGTGCGCTCGCGCTGGCTGGCGATCAAGATGCTGGAAGGCGATGACGAGGTGTTGCGCCACGAAAGCAACCATGTCGAACTGGTCGAGGAGATCAAGGGCGAGCAATCGGCCCTGGCCCACGAGCATGATGAAGACACCGCCAGCCTGTTGGCCTCGGCGCGGTTCGCCTTTTCCAACGGCCTGCTGCGAGAAGTCCGCCAGCAGGAGGGCGATCCCACCGCCGGGTTCAAGCTGACCCGTATCCTCGACGATTTCTTCCTGAACCGCACTCTGGGCCTTCCCTTGCTGCTGGGCATCCTGTGGGTCATGTTCGAGGCTACGTTCACCCTGGGCGCCATTCCCACCGACTGGATCAAGGCCGGGGTGCAACTGGCCACCGATCTGGTGGACAAGACGCTGCCCGAGGGCATGTTCCATGATCTCGTTGTCAACGGCGTCATGGCCGGCGTTGGCGGAACCATTGTGTTCCTGCCCAATATCGTCATCCTGTTCTTCTTCATGGCCATCCTCAGCGGCACCGGCTATCTGGCCCGCGCCAGCTTCCTGATGGACCGGGTGATGCACCATTTCGGCCTGCACGGCACCACCCTGATCCCCATGGTGGCCGGGTTCGGCTGTAATGTCCCCGCCGTCATGGCCACCCGCGTCATCACCAACAAGCGGGCACGGTTGATCGCCATGCTGATCGCGCCGTTCATGAACTGCTCAGCCCGCCTGCCGGTCTTCATCCTGTTCGCCGGAGCTTTCTTCGCCGATATCGCCGGGACCGTGGTCTTCGGCATCTATATGCTATCCCTCGCCGCCGCCATGTTGTCGGCGGTTTTGCTCAATCGCATCATTCCCGGCAGCGGTGGCGACGCCTTCGTGATGGAACTGCCGCCCTATCGTCTGCCGACCCTGCATTCGGTGCTGCACCATATGTGGGACAGCGCTCAGGGCTTCGTCGCCAAGGTCACCGGCGTTATCCTGGTGGGCTCCATCGTGATCTGGTTCCTCCAGGAATTCCCCCGCGACATCACCTATTCCCAGGATTTCGAGACCGTCATCGCCGAACAGACCGCGCTTCCCGACAGCTCGGAAAAGGAAACAGCGCTGAAGACGCTGAAAAGTGCCCAGGCGCAGGAGAAACTGGAAAAGAGCTATCTGGGGCGTTCGGCCATCGCGGTGACGCCGCTATTCCAGCCGCTGGGCTTTTCCTGGCGGGATTCGGCGGCCATCATGACCGGCTTTGTCGCCAAGGAAGTGGTGGTGGCGACCTATGCCGTCATCTATGCCCAGGAGAAGGGGTCGGACCAGCTGACCGAGACCTTGAGGGGCGCCATGCCGCCCGCCACGGCCATCGCCTTCATGATCTTCACCTTGCTCTACGCGCCTTGCCTGTCGACCATCGCCATCATCGGCAAGGAGGCGCAGAGCTGGCGGTGGGCCGGGTTCTCGGTGGCCTATTCCCTGACCTTCGCCTGGCTGCTGGCCCTGGCCGCCAGCCGCATCGGCGGGACTTTCCTGTAGGCTTGTTCGGGTGGCGGAGTTGCTCCGCCACCTCTTGATGAAAGAAGCGTTGCGCCATGGCTTGGGGATCACTCTGGGATATAGGCGCCATTATTGTCGTGGGAGCGGGGGCGGCCTTCGTGGTCATCCGTCATCTGTGGCGGATGTGGCGGCCGTCCGACGGAGCGTCGTGTGGCGGTGGATGCAGTTGCGGCGCCAAGCGAAACGGCGACCGCACCGATTGTGGCTGACCCCCGCCATGGGGATGCGGCAATGATCTCTCGCGATCAACTGCCTCGGAACGGCAGGCTGAAGATAGGCATTCTGCTGGGGTTGGCTGCCGTGGCCATGGGCATCATCGAAATTGTCGATAGCGGCCCCGCCTTGCTGCGCGGCACCCTCGATTGGTGGCGCCGTATGTGATCAGCAACGCCCCACAAAAACGACGACGGTCAGCCAAAGCCGGAGAATCTCTTGCAGATACCCTCAAGGGCTGGCACAGCCGCGGTCAACTTACGCCGCCCACATTCGGTCATCCGGGCGAAGATTTCCGCGATCCCAGCGGTGGCGATTCCTGCTACCAATTCTTGATTCGATAGCGAGCAGAGATCGGTAGGCGCGCGGCCATCGGCCCGCGATGAAGCCTTCGCCGATGGGGCTCGCTCTTCAAATAGGTGGAGCTGACTTTGCAACATGGAGGTGATGATGCCAATTTTCTGCAAAAGAGAGAAGGCGTGAAGTTCGCCGACCAAAACTGTTGGCAACAATAAAAAGTGGAGCGCCATCTCCTTTCTCGACATCAAGAATGAAGATGGATGCCGAATGGGCGAGAGGCTGGTCATGCTCAATGCTGACTCGGTCTAAAGTGAGGATCAAGGCTTATCTGCCGGAACCATAACCAGCTGTTGCGTGAAGTACGGGCAGTCATTGGACTTACGAACCTTCCACTTCCCGTTGGCAACGGGACATATGGGCCGCTTGTACATGGCGCACCGCTTCGTTTTCCCACAAGTCCAAGGAAGCGGCCCTTTGACGTAGAATGCCACCGTGACAGCGATAGACGATATGACGAATAAACCCAGGATCATTCACAAGTGGCCCTATTACGGCTTAGGTTCATCAGAATCCTGTTTAGCCGCGTCACGGAACTCCTTCAGGTCATCCGATGATGGCTTTGTCCTACTCACAAGCCCACAAAGGTATTTGGCCAAATCTCTTGGAGTATGAGGTTTGGGAATGACCCCGGTGGCACCAGCTTTTAATGCTCCATCTAAAATTGCTTTTTCGTGAGATCCAGTGAAAACAACCAAGGGGACTTTGGAGAGATGCGTCTTTCCGGTCGCTCTGATTGCCCCAATCACCGCCAAACCGTCAATAGGCTCCATACCCAAGTCACACAAGATTAAATCAGGGGTGAGATCTCCAAAGGCAATTTGCAGCCCCTCAATCCCATCTGCTGCCTCCCAAATTCTTGCCGCCCCCATTGCGGCTAGAAGCTTTTTAAGCAGCGTCCGGGTGGTTACGTCATCATCAATGACTAGTATGCAGACGTTGTTGGAATCGAACTTGGCGAGATTATCCAAAGCTTTCCCCATGAGCCGACCCAAGCCGCTCAACATATATTGTCATAAACATTGGTTATCTCAAGAGCATCGAGGCCTTCATGGCGAAGACGCTTTACGCCTTGAACCCCGTACTGGTACGACATTCTTCTTCATGCTTCAGGATGGTTCCGCTGCGGCCTGATCATCGCCGCTGCGTATGGCTCTTCATGGCACATCTCAGCCATCCATGGCACTCATCCCAATGGCCGCTTTCGAGCGCTGCGCTCAGGCGGTTGGATGATGCACTTGGGCGCAAAGCGGTTGGAGCCGTGTGTGCGACGCCGGCTTGGAGGTAAAGGTAGTTCCACCCATCCGGACAAGGGCTGTGCAGAAAATAACATGCCATCAACTTGATGAACTGGCCCAACACAATTCAAATCGCCATACTGATGGGATTGAAACAGCGCGTGAATTTCATCATGACAACCCACAACATTTTTTCTCAACTCTCACTCGGGCCAACATTTTCAAACCATCGGATCGCGGTGCAATTCACCGAAAACCCTGCCGCAAGCTTTGGTACCGTTACG includes:
- a CDS encoding response regulator; this translates as MDNLAKFDSNNVCILVIDDDVTTRTLLKKLLAAMGAARIWEAADGIEGLQIAFGDLTPDLILCDLGMEPIDGLAVIGAIRATGKTHLSKVPLVVFTGSHEKAILDGALKAGATGVIPKPHTPRDLAKYLCGLVSRTKPSSDDLKEFRDAAKQDSDEPKP
- the feoB gene encoding ferrous iron transport protein B, translating into MKSPVTVALVGNPNAGSTSLFNALTGAQSAVANYQRVTTSLNVREITHGGVPLRIVDVPGIFSTSSQSPEEKVGCDYIHGEEPDIIVNVLDAGHLDRSLFLTTQLIETGLPRITVLNMMDEVRRAGIRIDTALLASALGSPVVETCALKKEGIDALLDAVAAMASTTPAAAPLRLHYDSHLEAAIERVQQHLSKLHPQELSPVRSRWLAIKMLEGDDEVLRHESNHVELVEEIKGEQSALAHEHDEDTASLLASARFAFSNGLLREVRQQEGDPTAGFKLTRILDDFFLNRTLGLPLLLGILWVMFEATFTLGAIPTDWIKAGVQLATDLVDKTLPEGMFHDLVVNGVMAGVGGTIVFLPNIVILFFFMAILSGTGYLARASFLMDRVMHHFGLHGTTLIPMVAGFGCNVPAVMATRVITNKRARLIAMLIAPFMNCSARLPVFILFAGAFFADIAGTVVFGIYMLSLAAAMLSAVLLNRIIPGSGGDAFVMELPPYRLPTLHSVLHHMWDSAQGFVAKVTGVILVGSIVIWFLQEFPRDITYSQDFETVIAEQTALPDSSEKETALKTLKSAQAQEKLEKSYLGRSAIAVTPLFQPLGFSWRDSAAIMTGFVAKEVVVATYAVIYAQEKGSDQLTETLRGAMPPATAIAFMIFTLLYAPCLSTIAIIGKEAQSWRWAGFSVAYSLTFAWLLALAASRIGGTFL